The DNA window GGGGCGACCCCCTCGGTCACGCAAGCTGCAGAAGCAGACCCCTCCGTCACGCAGGCGGCAGGAGCAGATCCCTCGGTCACGCAAGCTGCAGAAGCAGACCCCTCGGTCACGCAGGCGGCCGGAACCCAAGCGAACGGCGGGGCCACGGATGGGAGCCTCGATCCCACGCTCGGAGCTCTCCCTGCGGCGACCTCGCCAGCAACGACGGCCGCCTCACCGGCCAAGAAGCGCCCCCCTCAGCGCCAGGGACGCGGCGGCATCGCCTACCGGCTCCGCTACGAAAAGGTCGGCCCCATGGCGCTGCTCGGTCATCTCGACGTGGTGCGGGAACTCCCCCGCGTCCTGCGCCGCGTCGGCGTCCCGATGACGTACACCACCGGCTTCCACCCCAAGCCGGACATGACCTTCGGCCCAGCGCTCTCGCTCGGCGTCATCACCCTCGACGAGTACGTCGACGTGCGGCTCGAGCAGGAACTCGACCCGGAAGCCCTCGATGCACTCGTCCAGGCGATGTCCGCGTCGAGCCCGCGCGGCCTCGTCTTCCGTGCAGCCGCGCGGCTCGGCGCAGACGACCCGGCTCTCGGCAAGGTGATCAGCGGTGCACGCTACCTGCTGATCATGGCCCGAGCGGCCGCTGGCGGAGCGGACGCCGAGCGGATCCTGGAGGCCCGCTGCCGCGCCGCCATGGAAGCCACCACCCTGCCTCACCGGCGGGAGATCAGCGGCCTCGCGAAGATGATGGACGTCCGCACCTACCTGAAGCGCGCCGAGGTCGCGTCCCCTGAGTCGCTCCTCGCCCTGGAGCGCGCTGGACTGACCGGAGACGTGGTGGCCCTCGACGTCGAGGTCGACATCCTGGGCTCGGGCTCCGTCAAATCCTCGGAGGTCGCCGCGGCCATCGTCGGCGAGGGCGGCGTCGCGCCAGCCCACCGCGCCATCCGGCTGGAACTCATCGCGCGCAGCGAAGGAGGTCAGCAGGTCTCCCCCCTCGACCTCGCCGCGCTCCGACGTCCACGCCCTCCCGTGCGAGAGCGCCCGCCCGCCCCGCCGCCTGCGCTCACGGCCGACGCCGAATAGCTGGGCCTGCCTGTGCCACGCCCCAGACCCATGTCCGTCCTCCGTGGCGTCGGCTTCACTCCATGACACCGTTGTCAGGGGTCGCGTACGCGACCCCCCACCAAAACACGCTGAAACTGCGCTTTCCAGCCAACGAAAGCCGAGGAGTTCGAGGTCGGCACCACTCTTGCTCCTAGTGGGTGTCGTCGCGGACGGCGGTTGCCAACTCTCGCGAGCTTCTTCGCTTTCCTTGCACGCTGGCGCGCCGCCGGTGGCCTGATCCGCAAGACGGATTGTGCCACCGGCGGCGCGCCGCCTTCCTTCGCTTCTTCTTCGCTTGCTTCCCTTCCAGTATGCTCGGAAGGCATGTCCGACGCTGAAACCTCCGACCTGGAGTGGCGTGCGGCGCGTCTCGCAGCAGCCGGCGCCGTGGGCGCGAGTGTGGCGCATGAACTCCGCAACGCCCTCGCCATCGCGGAGTCATCGCTCTATCTCGCCCAGCGAGACCTCGACGATCGAGCCCGCGTTTCAGGTCACCTGACCAAGGTGGCCGCCGAGATCCGGAAAGCGCACCAGGTCATCGGCAGCGTGCTCGGGCTCGCACGCGGAGAGCCTTTGCGATGCGAGCCCGTCCCGCTGCTCCAGTTCCTCGAAGCTGCACGTCACGGCCTCGTGACCCCCGGGCACATACGCTTCGTCACCGCAGTGGAGCCCGCGGATCTCAGCGTCTGCTGCGATCCCATCCTGCTCGAGCGGGTGTTCTCCAATCTCTACCTCAATGCGGTCGACGCGCTGAGCGAGCGCCCCGAAGGGACCATCGCCACCCGCGCCTGGCGCACCGGCGACCAGACCTGGCTGGAAGTCGAGGACGACGGCGAGGGGCTGCACCCGACCATCCAGGAGCGCATCTTCGAGCCGCTCGCCACCACCAAGGCCGCCGGCACGGGGCTCGGACTGGTCCTGAGTCGCGTGATCGTCGAAGCGCACGGAGGCACGATCAGCGCCCTGACGAGCGAGCGAGGGGGCACCGTGTTCAGGTTGTGGTTGCCCGTGGTGAGCGACTCGGCCTGCTACGGGAGCGTGTAGGAGGTCCACGCCTCGAATCTCTGGCGCAATCACGAGGAGCGGATGTTCGCTCTCGCTGTGCATCACCTTCACTCGTCTGCGAAGCCCTGGTCATCCCGACTACCTGGTCCGCCCCATGCTTGACCTGGGGGGACGCCGCCCTGCTGGAGCGCCCGTCGCGCCCACGAGGACGGCGCCACGGGAGCCGGGCCATGAGATCTGCTTGGGTACGGAGAGGCGTCTGGACATTGTTCGCAGCAATGCTCTCGGGTTGTGCCGTCGACACCGCGAATGAAACGAGCGGGGTAATGCTCCATGAGCCCGTCCGAACACCAGCCCGAGCACCGATTGGAGCGCCTGGCGAAGAAGATCTGTGGAGCGGGACCTCCTGCCTTTTCAGCAGCGCGCTGGGAGGACCCGAGTTCGTTG is part of the Chondromyces crocatus genome and encodes:
- a CDS encoding sensor histidine kinase, which encodes MSDAETSDLEWRAARLAAAGAVGASVAHELRNALAIAESSLYLAQRDLDDRARVSGHLTKVAAEIRKAHQVIGSVLGLARGEPLRCEPVPLLQFLEAARHGLVTPGHIRFVTAVEPADLSVCCDPILLERVFSNLYLNAVDALSERPEGTIATRAWRTGDQTWLEVEDDGEGLHPTIQERIFEPLATTKAAGTGLGLVLSRVIVEAHGGTISALTSERGGTVFRLWLPVVSDSACYGSV